From a region of the Xanthomonas rydalmerensis genome:
- the ychF gene encoding redox-regulated ATPase YchF produces the protein MGIKCGIVGLPNVGKSTLFNALTKAGIAAANFPFCTIEPNVGVVPVPDPRLNALAAIINPQKVVPTAVEFVDIAGLVAGAASGEGLGNKFLAHIREVDAITHVVRCFEHGDIIHVNNKVDPVSDIETIDTELALADLDSVEKALNRAERSAKGGDKDAAARKPVLAKLQAALAEGKAGRNAGLDEEEKALVRDLFLLTLKPVMYIANVLEDGFENNPHLDAVRAHAAAEGAEVVPVSAAIEEELSQLDDADRDAFLADLGLNEPGLNRVIRAGYTLLGLQTYFTAGVKEVRAWTVKAGSTAPQAAAVIHTDFEKGFIRAETIAYDDFIKYKGEAGAKEAGRLRLEGKEYRVQEGDILHFRFNV, from the coding sequence ATGGGCATCAAATGCGGCATCGTCGGCCTGCCCAACGTCGGCAAGTCGACCCTGTTCAATGCGCTGACCAAGGCGGGCATCGCCGCGGCCAATTTTCCGTTCTGCACCATCGAGCCGAACGTGGGCGTGGTGCCGGTGCCGGATCCGCGTCTGAACGCGCTGGCGGCGATCATCAATCCGCAGAAGGTCGTGCCGACCGCGGTCGAGTTCGTCGACATCGCCGGCCTGGTCGCCGGTGCGGCCAGTGGTGAGGGCCTGGGCAACAAGTTCCTGGCGCATATCCGCGAAGTCGATGCGATCACCCACGTGGTGCGCTGCTTCGAGCATGGCGACATCATCCACGTGAACAACAAGGTCGACCCGGTCTCCGACATCGAGACCATCGACACCGAGTTGGCCCTGGCCGACCTGGATAGCGTGGAGAAGGCGCTCAACCGTGCCGAGCGTTCGGCCAAGGGCGGCGACAAGGACGCGGCGGCGCGCAAGCCGGTGCTGGCCAAGCTGCAGGCCGCGCTGGCCGAGGGCAAGGCCGGGCGCAACGCCGGCCTGGACGAGGAAGAGAAGGCGCTGGTGCGCGATCTGTTCCTGCTCACCCTCAAGCCGGTGATGTACATCGCCAACGTGCTGGAAGACGGGTTCGAGAACAATCCGCACCTGGATGCGGTGCGTGCGCATGCCGCTGCCGAGGGCGCCGAGGTGGTGCCGGTGTCGGCGGCGATCGAGGAGGAGCTGTCGCAGCTGGACGACGCCGACCGCGATGCGTTCCTGGCCGATCTGGGTCTGAACGAGCCGGGCCTGAACCGGGTGATCCGCGCCGGCTACACCCTGCTGGGTCTGCAGACCTACTTCACCGCCGGAGTGAAGGAAGTGCGCGCCTGGACGGTCAAGGCCGGGTCGACCGCGCCGCAGGCTGCGGCGGTGATCCACACCGACTTCGAAAAGGGCTTCATCCGCGCCGAAACCATCGCCTACGACGACTTCATCAAGTACAAGGGCGAGGCCGGTGCCAAGGAGGCCGGGCGCCTGCGTCTGGAAGGCAAGGAATACCGCGTGCAGGAAGGCGATATCCTGCATTTCCGCTTCAACGTCTGA
- the pth gene encoding aminoacyl-tRNA hydrolase: MTGLRLIVGLGNPGAEHANTRHNAGFRFVDALAERAGARWSVDAKLFGETAKIEVAGQAVWLLKPATFMNLSGKSVTAALRFWKIEPAQALLAHDELDLAPGTARLKFDGGHGGQNGLRDTIRLLGHAGFHRLRIGIGHPGHKDKVVPWVLGRAGKDDQVLIDRAIDDAIDVLPLAVQGDFNEAMKRLHTNRDA; the protein is encoded by the coding sequence ATGACTGGTCTGCGTCTGATCGTCGGCCTGGGCAATCCCGGTGCCGAACACGCGAACACCCGGCACAACGCCGGGTTTCGTTTTGTGGACGCGTTGGCCGAGCGGGCCGGCGCGCGCTGGAGCGTGGACGCCAAGCTGTTCGGCGAGACCGCCAAGATCGAGGTTGCGGGGCAGGCGGTGTGGCTGCTGAAGCCGGCCACCTTCATGAATCTCAGCGGCAAGTCGGTGACGGCCGCATTGCGCTTCTGGAAGATCGAACCGGCGCAGGCGCTGCTGGCACACGACGAACTGGACCTGGCGCCGGGCACCGCGCGGCTCAAGTTCGACGGCGGCCACGGCGGCCAGAACGGACTGCGCGATACCATTCGCCTGCTCGGGCATGCCGGCTTCCACCGCCTGCGCATCGGCATCGGCCATCCCGGCCACAAGGACAAGGTGGTGCCGTGGGTGCTGGGACGCGCCGGCAAGGACGACCAAGTCCTCATCGACCGCGCCATCGACGACGCCATCGACGTGCTGCCGCTGGCCGTGCAGGGCGACTTCAACGAGGCGATGAAGCGGTTGCATACGAACAGGGATGCGTGA